A portion of the Enterobacter sp. SA187 genome contains these proteins:
- the lsrD gene encoding autoinducer 2 ABC transporter permease LsrD — translation MKLNWEWSLLGLLVLEIALFGAINPRMLDINMLLFSTSDFICIGIVALPLTLVIISGGIDISLGSTIGLCAIALGVMMQAGWPMGLAIVLTLALGLLCGLLNAALIHYTGISPLVITLGTLYLYGGGALLLSGMAGATGYEGIGGFPDSFTAFASLTLFGLPVPLVLFGVLTFAFWLLAHRGRFGRHLFLIGQNPRAARYAALPVNGMPYVLYGLVGVASAIAALVLVSYFGSARSDLGRDLLMPALTAAVLGGANIYGGSGSILGTALAALLVGYLQQGLQMVGIPNQVSSALSGALLVVVVMGRSLSLHREWVRTAWRRLLSRKTIGA, via the coding sequence ATGAAGCTCAACTGGGAGTGGTCGCTGCTCGGTCTGCTGGTGCTGGAGATCGCGCTGTTCGGCGCGATTAACCCGCGCATGCTGGACATCAACATGCTGCTGTTCAGCACCAGCGACTTTATCTGCATCGGTATCGTGGCGCTGCCGCTGACGCTGGTGATCATCAGCGGCGGTATCGACATTTCCCTCGGCTCCACCATTGGCCTGTGCGCCATCGCGTTAGGGGTGATGATGCAGGCGGGCTGGCCGATGGGCCTCGCCATCGTACTGACGCTGGCGCTGGGTCTGCTGTGCGGCCTGCTGAACGCTGCGCTAATTCACTATACCGGTATCAGCCCGCTGGTGATCACCCTCGGCACGCTCTATCTCTACGGCGGCGGGGCGCTGCTGCTCTCCGGCATGGCGGGAGCGACAGGTTACGAGGGCATCGGCGGTTTCCCGGACAGCTTTACCGCCTTCGCCAGCCTGACGCTGTTCGGGCTGCCGGTGCCGCTGGTGCTGTTCGGCGTGCTGACCTTTGCCTTCTGGCTGCTCGCCCATCGCGGGCGTTTCGGGCGGCATTTGTTTTTGATTGGTCAGAACCCACGGGCAGCACGTTATGCGGCGCTACCGGTGAACGGTATGCCCTACGTGCTGTACGGGCTGGTGGGGGTGGCGTCGGCGATTGCCGCGCTGGTGCTGGTCTCTTACTTCGGATCGGCGCGCTCGGATCTGGGGCGCGATTTGCTGATGCCGGCGCTGACGGCGGCGGTGCTGGGCGGCGCGAATATCTACGGCGGATCGGGGTCCATTCTGGGTACCGCGCTGGCAGCGTTGCTGGTGGGGTATCTGCAACAAGGGTTACAGATGGTCGGCATCCCCAACCAGGTGTCGAGCGCGTTGTCAGGTGCGCTGTTGGTTGTGGTGGTGATGGGGCGTTCGCTGAGCCTGCACCGGGAATGGGTGCGCACGGCCTGGCGTCGGCTTCTCTCGCGAAAAACAATCGGAGCATAA